GGGTTTCATGAGAGATGTGGATAGTTAGCAGTCAACGGTCAACAGCCAACTACTTCAAGGGTTGTTTTGATTTTTTCGAGTTCCCTGAATTTATATTGTTGCCCACTTTCATCGAGTAGAACTGTAGCTGACATCACCAAATTAACTGCGCCCCTACGCGGATTTCCCAACCGTTGCGTGATAACCACCAATCGTAGGGGCGCAAGGCCTTGCGCCCTGAATTTGTCGCCCCCTCAGCGCGAATTCCCCCACCGTTGATAACCCAATACAGTTCAGTTAGACTCCAATGGTATACAGTGTAGGGGCACGGCATCCAAAATCTTTTCTTCTAATGACAATTTTATTCGTGCCGTGCCCCTACGACAATTTTCCTTAACTGAACTGTATTGGTTAATAACCACCAATCGTAGGGGCGCAAGGCCTTGCGCCCCCAATTTCTCGTTCACAGCGCGGATTCCCCAACTGTGTTAAATCAAACAAAAACCGTCAGAATAGAAAAATAGCTCCTATTTAAATAATATCCTCAGATATGCCTTCTGCCGTTATCCTGACTGCTATTCTCGACGAATATAGCGCTGTGCGTACACATCTCACCAACCTCCAGGATGTTGAACATCCCCTAGGAAATAGATCTCAACGAGGCGAATATGATACATGGGACGTGATAATTGCGGAAGTTGGCGAGGGAAATATACCAGCAGCTTTAGAAACAGACAGAGCGATCGCCCATTTTCACCCTGATGTTATCCTGTTTGTCGGCATTGCCGGCGGCATCAAAGACGTGAAGATTGGCGATGTCGTCGTTGCCACAAAAGTTTATTATTATGAGCGTGCCAAGGCAGAAGAAAATAGCGATTCTGCTAGACCAGAGGTGTTAAAAGCAGATGATTTCGGCAAAGACTTGATCGGGTTAGCTAAAGATCAACATCAATCCTTCAGTATATTGTTTAAACCCATCGCCTCTGGGGAGACGGTGCTTGCTTCGAGTAACTCGAATAAGTTTTTATTTGTCAAAGACCATTATAACGATGCTATTGCTGTGGAAATGGAAGGATATGGTTTTCTGTATGCTGTGAGTAAAAATGAACCCAAGGTTCCAGCATTGATTATTCGCGGGATTTCTGATTTAATTGATGGTAAAAGTGCAGCAGATGCAACGGGTTCTCAACCAATGGCTGCAAAACATGCTAGTGAGTTGGCATTTAAGATTCTGGAAAAATACAAGCCTAAATCAGAGATTTTAACTCAACCCTTTGATTTTGATGTCGTCACCGTCAACCAATCGGGAATAATCATCAACCGCGAAAGCCGAGAAGCCGAATACTTTACAGAAAAACTCCTTGGGGGTGTCACCCTGGAAATGGTCAAAATCCCTAGGGGAACTTTTATCATGGGTTCACCCACAGAAGAAGCGGAAAGCAAGGACAGAGAACGACCCCAGCACCGAGTAACTGTCAAACCTTTCCACATGGGTAAGTATCCTGTAACTCAAGCCCAATGGCAAGCTGTGGCTCGACTTCCTCAAATTAACCGCGAACTGGAACCCGACCCATCTAGATTTAAAGGAAACAACCGACCTGTAGAAACAATATCGTGGTATGATGCAGAGGAGTTCTGCAAAAGGCTCTCAAAAGCGACAGGGCGAAACTACCGATTGCCCAGTGAAGCTGAATGGGAATACGCCTGTCGTGCGGGAACTTCTACGCCGTTCCACTTTGGTCAGACTATTACCCCAGAGTTAGCGAACTATAATGGCACATACGTTTATGGTGCTGGATATCAAGGTAAGTACCGTAAAGAAACAACAGCCGTTGGTAGCTTCAAGGTAGCAAATGCCTTTGGGCTATATGATATGCACGGCAATGTTTGGGAATGGTGTGCTGATAATTGGCATGGTAACTATGAAGGTGCGCCAAGAGATAGTGCAGCTTGGCTTGGTAATGATAATCAATTTGCCGTACTGCGGGGGGGTTCCTGGGACGTCAATCCTAGGCGCTGCCGTTCCGCGTCCCGCTACAACAACGATTGGGCGGAGCGCGTCTTCCACCTCAACTATGGTGGTTTTCGTGTTGTCTGCGCGTTCGGGAGGAGTGACTAGCCCTTTACCCTTTAGCACTTGTGCCCTCTGCCCTGTTTCTCTTTGCCCTTCTTTAACCCCTGGGCTTGTGGCGGTCGATTTTTTTGGGCAATTTGATGTGGATAACCTACTACTCTGTCAAGATAAAAATGATGGACTGTAGTGCGGGCATCTTGCCCGCGTGAGCGAGACGCTCACACTACCAAAAATCCCTCAAAACAAAATTGACAGACTACTACCAATTATCCAACGAGCAATATTCGACATAAACAAATAATAGCACAATCCAGCAAACACCGCATTGACACTCCCCTGCCTAAAGGCGAGGGGATTCTAGGTTCACAGACTCGCCAAATGATATACACTTACGGGAACATCCAAAATTTTTTCTTCTAATGACAATTTTATTCGTGCCGTGCCCCTACGACAATTTTCGTTGTGGTTGGGGTCAATCCAAAATCCAAAATCCAAAATCCAAAATCGATTGACGTTATCAGAAACTTGGCGATCGCACCTCTGGGCTACGCTAAAATAAAGCTGTTCTGCTCCGATTGAAATCCAAGGTTGAGATTCAGATGGAAGTCCTTCAACTTACAACAACCGTCGATGCATCAGGGCGCTTGCTGCTTGATATTCCCACGCAACTTGGCCCAGGACAGGTGAATGTTGTGTTGGTACTCAATCCAATTGTAGCATCCAAAGCTCAAAACCCCAATTATAATTTTTCTGATTTGGCGGGGCGGTTAACTTGGCAAGGAGATGCAGTAGCAATGCAAAGAGCGTTACGAGATGAGTGGTAATTGCGATCGCCCAATCCGGTAATCACCCAATTCTCTGTGCGATCGCACTCATTATCAAAGCAATTTCCACGCGATCGCTCCCCATCTTCTCAAAAATCAATTTCCAAGCGATCGCACTACAAAATCAGCGATGCACTTAAACCTCTTCCATCTTGAAACCTGGAGTTTTGAATTACAGCGTTATTCAGGTAAATGAGGTACGCAGGTAGGGGCATGGCACTGCCATGCCCTTACAATTATCTGTACCTCACTGATTAATTTTTGATGCTTAACATTCTCCATGTATATTTTGGCAATATTACTTAATTTAGAATCGCCAGAAAAAAACCAAATCAAACTATGGGTATCTAACAATAATTTCACTACATATAATCCTTAAAGTCTTCTAAAGGTTCATCAAAATCATCAGTAATGGAAATTAAACCAACATCGCTACCAAAAAGCGGAGGACGTGTGGGGAGGGGTTGTAGGGAAACTAATTTGACTATTGGTTGATTGTTTTTGGTGATGATAATTTCTTCGCCATCCACCGCTTTTTCGATTAATAATGATATTTGAGGAAGGGCTAGGTTAATATCGATTGTTTTCATCACTTAATCTCCAGCCTCAGTTTTTTACTATTCCAGCCGATCTCCATTTTACGACATTAATTGTTTGAGTGATATTCTGTGCGTATTTGCGCTTATTTGGTCAATTTACACATATTTGGCTCTTTTGCGCCGTAACGCACCTTTATGGGTGGCTTTGGGCGCACCCTACAAGAGCGGCGATGGCTACGCCCAAGCAGGTATCGGATTTTTTTGACAGTCGTT
The Gloeotrichia echinulata CP02 DNA segment above includes these coding regions:
- a CDS encoding SUMF1/EgtB/PvdO family nonheme iron enzyme — encoded protein: MPSAVILTAILDEYSAVRTHLTNLQDVEHPLGNRSQRGEYDTWDVIIAEVGEGNIPAALETDRAIAHFHPDVILFVGIAGGIKDVKIGDVVVATKVYYYERAKAEENSDSARPEVLKADDFGKDLIGLAKDQHQSFSILFKPIASGETVLASSNSNKFLFVKDHYNDAIAVEMEGYGFLYAVSKNEPKVPALIIRGISDLIDGKSAADATGSQPMAAKHASELAFKILEKYKPKSEILTQPFDFDVVTVNQSGIIINRESREAEYFTEKLLGGVTLEMVKIPRGTFIMGSPTEEAESKDRERPQHRVTVKPFHMGKYPVTQAQWQAVARLPQINRELEPDPSRFKGNNRPVETISWYDAEEFCKRLSKATGRNYRLPSEAEWEYACRAGTSTPFHFGQTITPELANYNGTYVYGAGYQGKYRKETTAVGSFKVANAFGLYDMHGNVWEWCADNWHGNYEGAPRDSAAWLGNDNQFAVLRGGSWDVNPRRCRSASRYNNDWAERVFHLNYGGFRVVCAFGRSD
- a CDS encoding type II toxin-antitoxin system prevent-host-death family antitoxin, which codes for MKTIDINLALPQISLLIEKAVDGEEIIITKNNQPIVKLVSLQPLPTRPPLFGSDVGLISITDDFDEPLEDFKDYM